One genomic window of Coffea eugenioides isolate CCC68of unplaced genomic scaffold, Ceug_1.0 ScVebR1_2299;HRSCAF=3302, whole genome shotgun sequence includes the following:
- the LOC113756414 gene encoding uncharacterized protein LOC113756414, whose translation MVDHLSLPTLRHPSPYRFQWLNESGDIKVTKQVVVPFQIGKYVDEVLCDVVPMQASHILLGRPWQYDKKTTHDGFTNKYCFLHHNKKMTLVPLTPQQVHEDQLRFQQEHERELAKKSIDPKAIIKAPAERTSAPGTSGRVEKRPSLLAKNREVRKLLSSKQVVYVLYCKEVILLYQEALSDLPPEISSLLQEFEDVFPDEIPSGLPPLRGIEHQIDILAKQTGLQDGP comes from the coding sequence ATGGTGGATCATCTTTCTTTGCCCACGTTGAGGCACCCTAGCCCATACCGCTTCCAATGGCTCAATGAGAGTGGCGATATCAAAGTCACCAAGCAAGTGGTGGTGCCTTTCCAGATTGGGAAGTATGTGGATGAGGTCCTTTGCGACGTCGTTCCCATGCAAGCTTCTCACATTTTGTTGGGACGGCCATGGCAATATGACAAGAAGACTACACATGATGGTTTTACCAACAAATATTGCTTCTTGCACCATAAcaagaagatgacacttgttcctctcacacccCAGCAGGTACATGAGGACCAACTGCGATTTCAACAGGAGCATGAACGAGAGTTGGCCAAGAAGTCAATCGACCCTAAAGCAATCATTAAGGCACCGGCCGAGAGGACATCTGCCCCTGGAACATCTGGTCGAGTGGAGAAACGGCCTAGCTTGCTTGCCAAGAACAGGGAAGTTCGCAAATTACTTTCATCCAAGCAAGTTGTTTATGTCTTATATTGCAAAGAAGTGATTTTACTCTATCAAGAAGCACTTAGTGACTTACCTCCTGAAATCTCTTCTttgttgcaggaatttgaggacgTTTTTCCAGATGAGATCCCAAGTGGCCTACCACCACTCAGGGGGATCGAGCACCAGATCGACATCCTTGCCAAACAGACCGGCCTACAAGATGGGCCCTGA